A stretch of the Ptychodera flava strain L36383 chromosome 18, AS_Pfla_20210202, whole genome shotgun sequence genome encodes the following:
- the LOC139117936 gene encoding nmrA-like family domain-containing protein 1: MPKVIAVVGATGFQGGSVARALLQESKYKVRAITRNPLSEKAAALKKLGAEVVKADLDDMGSPVAAFDGCYGLYATTFIDDHYDVNIEKRQGKTMVDAAKATGIKHFIYSGGRQIDDPKTRSCAIYCAKLEIEDYINEIGVPMTCVIFVAYMENYTWARFCQKLEDGTYFISIPMGDNAFDMISLKDAGTAIAAIFDNPSEYIGKRIPLVGDRHSVPECAEILSHHLSPIVFKASDITPKGYSKLELNGASDFATMFEYLQTEESKFKDGTKLTRQLNPDLKTFEQWVIANKESLRYVFQ; the protein is encoded by the exons ATGCCTAAAGTCATTGCCGTTGTTGGAGCTACTGGTTTTCAAGGGGGTTCAGTGGCCAGGGCACTTCTACAAGAGTCAAAGTACAAAGTGAGAGCAATTACCAGAAATCCGTTGAGTGAAAAAGCAGCTGCTCTGAAGAAACTAG GAGCAGAGGTCGTTAAGGCTGACTTAGATGACATGGGAAGTCCCGTAGCGGCATTTGATGGCTGCTACGGTCTTTATGCTACAACTTTCATCGATGACCACTATGACGTAAACATAGAGAAGAGGCAG GGTAAGACAATGGTTGATGCTGCCAAAGCCACCGGTATCAAGCACTTCATTTATAGTGGTGGGCGACAAATAGACGACCCAAAGACGCGGTCTTGTGCTATCTATTGTGCCAAACTGGAAATAGAAGATTACATCAATGAGATTGGCGTACCTATGACATGTGTGATCTTCGTAGCATACATGGAAAACTACACTTGGGCCAGATTTTGCCAGAAGCTAGAAGATGGCACCTATTTTATTA GTATTCCGATGGGAGACAACGCATTTGATATGATCAGCCTGAAAGATGCCGGGACAGCTATTGCCGCTATATTTGACAATCCCTCTGAGTACATTGGTAAAAGGATTCCCCTGGTTGGTGATCGACATTCAGTACCAGAATGCGCAGAGATCTTGTCCCATCATCTCTCTCCAATAGTTTTCAAAGCAAGTGAT ATAACTCCCAAGGGGTATTCAAAGCTAGAACTCAACGGAGCAAGCGATTTTGCCACCATGTTTGAATATCTCCAAACTGAAGAAAGCAAGTTCAAAGACGGAACAAAATTGACAAGGCAACTAAATCCAGATTTAAAAACATTTGAACAGTGGGTCATTGCTAACAAAGAGAGTCTCAGATATGTCTTTCAGTAG
- the LOC139116810 gene encoding uncharacterized protein, with protein MGLNRMYGATIFVLMCAAYGMASLSDCPAEYGFSKCPRPLIDDPSDTICCIVYDNGQKQYGCCDETLAVWAIVLIVVAILVVIGIAICICACCCGFCACLANCCRGSSHYQTV; from the exons ATGGGTCTGAATCGCATGTATGGAGCCACGATATTCGTGCTGATGTGTGCAGCGTATG GAATGGCTTCCCTGAGTGACTGCCCAGCGGAGTACGGATTCAGTAAATGTCCCCGCCCATTGATTGATGATCCATCAGACACTATCTGCTGTATTGTCTACGATAATGGTCAAAAGCAATATGGATGCTGTGACGAAACACTCGC GGTCTGGGCGATAGTGTTGATCGTAGTCGCCATCCTGGTTGTCATCGGCATTGCTATCTGCATCTGTGCCTGTTGCTGTGGTTTCTGCGCATGTCTCGCCAATTGCTGTAGAGGGTCCTCTCATTACCAAACAGTTTAG